The DNA region GCATTGAGGTACAGTCAGCCCCCACTGAATCACAACAGACAGAAGGCTTACTGACATTAGCATTATTGCAGCCTGACCAAGTAACACAGCGCCATATTCTGATTATCCGGGGGCAAGGAGGACGCGAGGACTTAGGTGATGTTCTTCGCCAACGCGGCGCGCAACTGGATTACTGGGAAGTTTATCGGCGCGTCTGTCCTGCTTACAATGCCCAGCAACTACTGCAAAGCTGGCAAGCGTTTGGTATCGACACCATTCTCATTACCAGCGGCGACATCCTAAAAAATCTGTTGAAACTGCTGCCAAAAGAGTATTTTCCTTGGTTGCGGGCATGTCATATCATAGTTCCCAGTACCCGGGTAGAACGTCAGGCGCTGGCGGCAGGGTTATCCCACGTCACCAATGCTTGCGCTGCTAACAGTCAGGCGATGCTCAACGCGCTGGCGCTGTAACGCAGCCTGGCCGCCCTATTATTGTTCAAGGACTGTTTTTATGGACAACGAAAAGCCACAGGACGGGATGAGTTTGCCCGCCACCTCAGATGTACCACAGCCCGAGACAGCAACCACCAAGGTGCCGCCAGCGCCTAAAGCGAGTGGGCAACGACAAACAGGAAGTTCACTAACGCTACGTTTGGTACTGCTATTTGCCTTGGTATTAGCACTGTTGGCCTGTTCAGCAAGTGGCTATCTATACTGGCAACTACTGCAACAGTCGCAACAATTGACGACCTCGACCGCCGCCATGCAACAAGCACTGCAAACTCCGGCGCAAGGGATCAAACAACTGGACGCACAGTTACGGCAGGCTGAACAAAAAGACAGCACGCAGCAAACCACCATTGAGCAGCTACAGCAAAACCAGCTACAGCTACAAGACAAGATAGCAACGCTGGCGCAGCGCCATCCCAACCATTGGCTAGCAGCAGAAGCAGAATATCTAGTACGCATCGCAGGACGTAAGCTATGGCTGGAAAAAGATCCGCAAACAGCAGCGGGATTGTTGCAGGCCGCCGATGAACGTATCGCCGCAATGCAAGAACCCTCGCTAACACCGCTGCGCAAAGCATTGGCACAAGATATCGCCAAGGTGCAAGAGATCAAGAATGTCGACATCGCGGGCACAGTGTTCACCCTAGACGGCATTATTGGCAAACTGGATAAAATGCCGTTACATCAATTAGGCGAAGCCGAGCAGACACCTACAGATGATAAACAAATGTCGGCCTCGGTGGCTGATTGGAAGAGCAATCTCGCCAAAACTTGGAAAGCTTTGACTGAGGACTTCTTTACCATCCGCAAGATTAATACAGATATCACCCCGCTGTTATCACCTAAGCAGGAATGGTATCTGGAAGAGAATATCCGCAATAAATTGCTACAGGCACAATTAGCACTGTACCAATACAATGCGTTGAATTATCGGCAATCCATTACCATGGCACGGAAATGGATCCAGCAATATTATGATTTAGAAGATGAGCACACTCAGGAAGTGTTACAGGCATTAGATGCCTTAGCGAACCTAACACTTGACCCAATCAACGTGCAGCAATTCCAAGCCAGTGCCCAGCTTAAACAGTTAGTCACCTATGGTCGGCTTATACCGGCAACGGAGGCTGAACAATGATCAGAGCACTGGTTTACCTACTGATTATTCTGGTAGGTCTTTGCCTCAGTCCTTTTATAGTTGGGAAAAGTGGCTATGTATATGTTGCATTTCTCGACTGGCAACTAGAAACCACGGTTGCCTTTGCAGTCATCGCCATGGTGGTGTTTTATGGACTATTGCAGTTACTGGAATGGGTGTTAGTCGGGGTATTCCATCTTATTCTCAGCAGCCGCTATCTTCCGCAACGCTGGCGCCGTAATGCTGCCCGCAAGCATACGTTAGTGGGTGCGTTGGCATTGGCAGAAGAAGATTGGCCAGCCGCTGAACGCGCGATGCGTAAAGGTGCCGAACAAGGAGAAATTCCAGCACTTAATTATCTGGCCGCCGCTAGGGCTGCCCAATATCAGTTAAAGACAGAAGCCAGAGACGCCTACCTAGATAAAGCAGCCACCTTACCTATGGCAACCACGGCGGTAACAACCACCCGCATCCGCTATTTACTGCGCCAAGGCGAAGTCAGTGCTGCCAGAGAATTGCTGGATAAACTACAACCTAGCAGCAAGAGTAAAATTCCAGTACTCAAACTGGCTACTGAACTATACCGCGCTCAACAAGACTGGCAATCACTGAAATTACTGCTTCCTGCACTGCTCAAACGTAAAGTGCTTAGCGATGACGAATGGCATCAACTTAGCGTAACGGTAAATACCAAACTATTGCGCCAAGCCGCCAATGTCAGTGAACCAGAGTTAGAAAAATGCTGGCAATGGCTTAGTCGGGCAGAACGAAATGAAGATGCCAACCTCGCGGCTTATGCCAGCGGCTTGAATCAACACGGCAAACATGGCACAGCCATCAAGTTGCTGAGCAAACAACTGAAAAAAGACACATCCGCCGCCATCTTTGATACCACAGCCGAAATTTGGCAAACCGAAGATACAGAACTACTGGCATTACTACAAAAATTACAGCCTAAGCTAGAAAACCATGCAGACTACCAACACTGTATGGCAACAATATATGAAAAAGCCCGTGATTTCGCTGCGGCAAAAGAAGCTTGGCAATTACTGTGTAAGCTATCTCCAGCACCTCACTACTGGTATGCACTCGGAGCATTACAAGAGCAATTAGGTGACAATGGCGCGGCATTAGTAAGTTACAAACAAGCAGCCAAAAAAGCCGATTAAAAGTGCATGATTTGTTATTTATCAGGCCGCTAATTTGTTAGCGGCTTTTTTTGGCAAAAAGATCAACCTTCCGTTTTCACCACCCAATAACGGATAGAGTAAATGCATGTTTACTTAACTATCTAATTTTAATGATCTTTATCACACTAAAGTTAGGCATGGAAATATTCATAAAAAATACACAATAGCCATTTTATCACACTGTTTTATAAAGATTTTATTGTGTGTCAATAAATTGACATTAATCAATTAATAACCTAACATTTCCACAAAGCTGTGAAAGACGCACTAAAATTTATAGGCATCTCTAACAATTTATTATCAATTCAGTAGGCCACTATGGACGGCCTATAGTGGGGCAGTGGACAGTATGAATACCTTAATTACCCAACAAGACAGTCAAATCAAAAACTTGAATGGACAAATCGCGGTTGTTATCAATGGCGAACGACATTTGGTTAAAGAAGGTGAATTCATTCCCAAAGGAGCTGAATTGATCTTAAGTGATAATGCCAGTGTCAACCTCGTTCAGGCTGATGGTAACAGCGTCATGGTTGATGGTACTGCACAGCAGGGAGAGCAAGGAGAAACTGCCGCCACTGATGCAGAAATCCAGCAACTACAAGATTTGATTGCTGCGGGAGAGGATCCTACAGCTAACCTGCCAGAAACCGCTGCCGGTAATGAAATCTCTGGAGGTGGTGACTCCGGCTATGTAGCGGTTACTCGTGATGGCAGCGAAGTACTCGCAAGTTCTGGCTACGATACCGCAACGTTTACATTGGATAATACAAATCCACCAGACGACGTTCAACCTACTCTCATCCAAGTGCTTCCACCAAGCGTAGTTTCTTTAAGCGCCCCCGCGCAGGTCGATGAAGGCGGTCAGATCACTTACAGCGCCAGCGTTAACAACGTGCCGCAGTCTGACTTGGTACTGACCCTGTCTAACGGGGCCACCATCACCATCGCGGCCGGCCAGAGCACTGGCACCGTCACCGTGGATGCACCGAGC from Shewanella dokdonensis includes:
- a CDS encoding uroporphyrinogen-III synthase, which gives rise to MKVLLTRPQGRNQSMEDALHQQGIAFMTTPLLAVEPLNDQQGLAQLHDADIVIFISTNAVEFANQLVGNHWPADKHYLAVGEATCQAVKDLGIEVQSAPTESQQTEGLLTLALLQPDQVTQRHILIIRGQGGREDLGDVLRQRGAQLDYWEVYRRVCPAYNAQQLLQSWQAFGIDTILITSGDILKNLLKLLPKEYFPWLRACHIIVPSTRVERQALAAGLSHVTNACAANSQAMLNALAL
- a CDS encoding uroporphyrinogen-III C-methyltransferase: MDNEKPQDGMSLPATSDVPQPETATTKVPPAPKASGQRQTGSSLTLRLVLLFALVLALLACSASGYLYWQLLQQSQQLTTSTAAMQQALQTPAQGIKQLDAQLRQAEQKDSTQQTTIEQLQQNQLQLQDKIATLAQRHPNHWLAAEAEYLVRIAGRKLWLEKDPQTAAGLLQAADERIAAMQEPSLTPLRKALAQDIAKVQEIKNVDIAGTVFTLDGIIGKLDKMPLHQLGEAEQTPTDDKQMSASVADWKSNLAKTWKALTEDFFTIRKINTDITPLLSPKQEWYLEENIRNKLLQAQLALYQYNALNYRQSITMARKWIQQYYDLEDEHTQEVLQALDALANLTLDPINVQQFQASAQLKQLVTYGRLIPATEAEQ
- a CDS encoding heme biosynthesis HemY N-terminal domain-containing protein, with the translated sequence MIRALVYLLIILVGLCLSPFIVGKSGYVYVAFLDWQLETTVAFAVIAMVVFYGLLQLLEWVLVGVFHLILSSRYLPQRWRRNAARKHTLVGALALAEEDWPAAERAMRKGAEQGEIPALNYLAAARAAQYQLKTEARDAYLDKAATLPMATTAVTTTRIRYLLRQGEVSAARELLDKLQPSSKSKIPVLKLATELYRAQQDWQSLKLLLPALLKRKVLSDDEWHQLSVTVNTKLLRQAANVSEPELEKCWQWLSRAERNEDANLAAYASGLNQHGKHGTAIKLLSKQLKKDTSAAIFDTTAEIWQTEDTELLALLQKLQPKLENHADYQHCMATIYEKARDFAAAKEAWQLLCKLSPAPHYWYALGALQEQLGDNGAALVSYKQAAKKAD